One window of Terriglobales bacterium genomic DNA carries:
- a CDS encoding response regulator, whose protein sequence is MPKTILCIDGKPEALEVWKAALEGAGFRVLATTSGNEGIELFHQGGVDLVVVDLKSRDTHGAEVARQLRKLSPQLPVVMLCGSYWWPPEAALEFVSALVIKGDGAQAIVDKVQELLAAPAPAAKQS, encoded by the coding sequence GTGCCCAAGACCATTCTCTGTATCGACGGCAAGCCCGAAGCCCTGGAGGTCTGGAAGGCGGCGCTGGAAGGCGCCGGCTTCCGCGTGTTGGCCACCACCAGCGGTAATGAAGGCATCGAGCTTTTCCACCAGGGCGGTGTGGACCTGGTGGTGGTGGACTTGAAGTCGCGCGACACCCACGGCGCCGAAGTGGCGCGGCAGTTGCGCAAGCTCAGTCCCCAGCTTCCTGTGGTCATGCTCTGCGGCAGCTACTGGTGGCCCCCGGAGGCGGCGCTGGAGTTCGTGAGCGCCCTCGTCATCAAGGGCGACGGCGCCCAGGCCATCGTGGATAAGGTCCAGGAACTGCTGGCCGCGCCCGCGCCCGCCGCCAAACAGTCGTAG
- a CDS encoding DEAD/DEAH box helicase, with translation MHPAVPSLAWAHPLVQEWFARRFGTPTEPQEQGWPHILNDRATLISAPTGSGKTLAAFLACIDRLVRKALAGGLLDRTEVLYISPLKALGNDIQKNLEIPLGEILALAGERGLLMPVIRSAVRTGDTLMHERRAMLRRPPHILVTTPESLYILLTAGSSRAILRDVETVIVDEIHAVADDKRGSHLALSLERLEALLPRSPVRIGLSATQKPIEEIARFLVGSERPLPAIVDVGQRRQLDLAVEVPRSELGPVASNEMWDEIYDRLVELVRQHRSTLIFVNTRRLAERVAHNLGQRLGEEAVAAHHGSLSRKLRLAAEKKLKEGQVQALVATASLELGIDIGFVDLVCQLGSTRSIAVALQRVGRAGHWRGAIPKGRIFASTRDESLECAALVRSLRLGELDKLEIPPAPLDVLAQQMVAACAAEEWKEEDLFALARRAHPYRELRREDFDELLEMLSEGIAASRGRFGAYLYRDRVNGRLRGRRGARLAAITSGGAIPDNALYTVVAEPEGTVVGTVDEDFAVESMKGDVMLLGNTSWRIRRIESGRVLVEDAHGAAPGVPFWRGEAPARTQELSAQVAELRQTISDMVPNVRPGGVTQQSAEVAAAVAWLKEHCGLDDAGAEQAVDHIVQGRAVLGAVPTQQTIIAERFFDEGGGMQLVIHAPFGGRVNKAWGLALRKRFCRSFNFELQAAATDNGLNISLAEQHSFPLSDVFHFLAEETVQTVLEQAALASPIFGTRWRWDASRALALLRFRGGKKVPPQIQRMLSDDLLAAVFPDVAACQENIVGDIQIPDHPLVREVMKDVLSEAMDLEGLRRLLGEITAGRIRCLAVDTPVPSQFAHEILNANPYAFLDDAPLEERRARAVELRRVLPQSVLEEVGKLDPAAIEEVRADAWPDVRDADELHDALQTLVALPEACVAQPPPAVRSCSTWLGHFETLAAQRRATRAVAGDITYWVAADRAKSFAVLFPTAHFEATLPEIEKDQPTLDDALLALVRGWMLHSGPVTVEHLGRTLGFAASEIEKALLRLEASGSVLRGNFTSDHPITPSPDHPMPQEWCERRLLARIHRLTLGTLRKQVEPATSAVFLRWLLRWQHLAPQTQVVGERGTLEVLRQLQGFEIPANAWEPQVLARRVANYDPKVLDQLCLTGAVGWGRLSPHPATLEDSGPAGRRVIPTSVAPITFFVREEAEWMIPTRPEAQHDEARGLSPGAREVLKFLAARGASFFPDIVRGTGKLKSEVETALWELVAGGLITADGFDNLRALLDPKRRAGQGAGRSARPRHSAGRWSLLYSGEPAERARAVEATCWMLLRRYGVVFRELLAREALAPRWRELLLAFRRLEDRGEVRGGRFVSGFLGEQFALPEAVESLRALRNLAASGETVTLSAADPLNLVGIVVPGERVPAISGKTVAFRDGAAVAPESNAVTISSAR, from the coding sequence ATGCATCCCGCGGTTCCCTCCCTGGCTTGGGCGCATCCCCTGGTGCAGGAGTGGTTCGCACGCCGCTTCGGCACCCCCACCGAGCCCCAGGAGCAGGGCTGGCCGCACATCCTCAACGACCGCGCTACCCTGATCTCCGCGCCCACGGGCTCGGGCAAGACCCTGGCCGCCTTCCTGGCCTGCATCGACCGCCTGGTGCGCAAGGCGCTGGCCGGCGGCCTGCTCGACCGCACCGAGGTGCTCTACATCTCGCCGCTCAAGGCGCTGGGCAACGACATCCAGAAGAACCTGGAGATCCCGCTGGGCGAGATCCTGGCGCTGGCGGGGGAGCGCGGCTTGCTGATGCCGGTGATCCGCTCGGCGGTGCGCACCGGCGACACCCTGATGCACGAGCGCCGCGCCATGCTGCGCCGCCCGCCGCACATCCTGGTCACCACGCCGGAGTCGCTCTACATCCTGCTGACCGCGGGCAGCAGCCGCGCCATCCTCCGCGACGTCGAGACCGTGATCGTGGACGAGATCCATGCCGTCGCCGACGACAAGCGCGGCTCGCACCTGGCCTTGTCCCTGGAGCGGCTGGAGGCGCTGCTGCCGCGCTCCCCGGTGCGCATCGGGCTCTCCGCCACGCAGAAGCCCATCGAAGAGATCGCGCGCTTCCTGGTGGGCAGCGAGCGGCCGCTGCCTGCCATCGTCGACGTCGGGCAGCGCCGGCAGCTCGACCTCGCCGTGGAGGTGCCGCGCAGCGAACTCGGCCCCGTCGCCTCCAACGAGATGTGGGACGAGATCTACGACCGCTTGGTCGAGCTGGTGCGCCAGCACCGCTCCACGCTCATCTTCGTCAACACGCGGCGGCTGGCCGAGCGCGTGGCCCACAACCTGGGCCAGCGCTTGGGCGAGGAGGCGGTGGCCGCGCACCACGGCTCGCTCTCCCGCAAGCTGCGCCTGGCAGCGGAGAAGAAACTGAAGGAAGGCCAGGTGCAGGCGCTGGTGGCCACGGCTTCGCTGGAATTGGGCATCGACATCGGTTTCGTGGACCTGGTCTGCCAGTTGGGCTCCACGCGCTCCATCGCGGTGGCCTTGCAGCGCGTCGGCCGCGCCGGACACTGGCGCGGCGCCATCCCCAAGGGACGCATCTTCGCCTCCACCCGCGACGAGTCGCTGGAGTGCGCCGCGCTGGTGCGCTCGCTGCGGCTGGGCGAGCTGGACAAGCTCGAGATCCCGCCCGCGCCCCTCGACGTCCTGGCGCAGCAGATGGTGGCTGCCTGCGCCGCCGAGGAGTGGAAGGAAGAGGATCTGTTCGCGCTGGCGCGCCGCGCCCATCCCTACCGCGAACTGCGCCGCGAGGATTTCGACGAATTGCTGGAGATGCTCTCGGAAGGCATCGCGGCCAGCCGCGGCCGCTTCGGCGCCTATCTCTACCGGGACCGCGTGAACGGGCGCCTGCGCGGGCGACGCGGCGCCCGGCTCGCCGCCATCACCTCCGGTGGCGCCATCCCCGACAACGCTCTCTACACCGTGGTGGCCGAGCCCGAGGGCACGGTGGTGGGCACGGTGGACGAAGATTTTGCCGTGGAGAGCATGAAGGGCGACGTCATGCTGCTGGGCAACACCTCCTGGCGAATCCGGCGGATCGAGTCCGGCCGCGTGCTGGTGGAGGACGCCCACGGCGCCGCGCCCGGCGTCCCCTTCTGGCGCGGGGAGGCCCCGGCGCGCACCCAGGAACTTTCCGCGCAGGTGGCGGAGCTGCGGCAGACGATCAGCGACATGGTGCCCAACGTCCGCCCGGGGGGCGTGACGCAACAGAGTGCCGAAGTCGCGGCCGCGGTGGCCTGGCTCAAAGAACACTGCGGCCTCGACGATGCCGGCGCGGAGCAGGCCGTGGACCACATCGTGCAAGGGCGCGCCGTGCTGGGCGCCGTGCCCACACAGCAGACCATCATCGCCGAGCGCTTTTTCGATGAGGGCGGCGGCATGCAGCTGGTGATCCACGCTCCCTTCGGCGGGCGCGTCAACAAGGCCTGGGGACTGGCGCTGCGCAAGCGCTTCTGCCGTTCCTTCAATTTCGAGTTGCAGGCCGCGGCCACCGACAACGGCCTCAACATCTCGCTGGCCGAGCAGCACAGCTTCCCGCTCTCCGACGTCTTCCACTTCCTTGCGGAAGAGACGGTGCAGACGGTGCTGGAGCAGGCGGCACTGGCCTCGCCCATCTTCGGCACGCGCTGGCGCTGGGACGCCAGCCGCGCCCTGGCGCTCTTGCGCTTCCGCGGCGGCAAGAAAGTCCCGCCGCAGATCCAGCGCATGCTCTCCGACGACCTGCTGGCCGCGGTCTTCCCCGACGTGGCCGCCTGCCAGGAGAATATCGTGGGCGACATCCAGATCCCCGACCACCCGCTGGTGCGCGAGGTCATGAAGGACGTGCTCTCGGAGGCCATGGACCTGGAAGGCCTGCGGCGGCTGCTCGGAGAGATCACGGCCGGGCGCATCCGCTGCCTGGCGGTGGACACGCCCGTGCCCTCGCAGTTCGCGCACGAGATCCTGAACGCCAATCCCTACGCCTTCCTCGACGACGCGCCTCTGGAAGAGCGCCGCGCCCGCGCCGTGGAATTGCGGCGGGTGCTGCCGCAGTCGGTGCTGGAGGAGGTGGGCAAGCTCGATCCCGCCGCCATCGAGGAAGTTCGCGCCGACGCCTGGCCCGACGTGCGCGATGCCGACGAATTGCACGACGCGCTGCAGACTCTGGTCGCGCTGCCCGAAGCTTGTGTGGCGCAGCCGCCCCCGGCTGTGCGTTCTTGCTCAACATGGCTCGGCCATTTCGAGACCCTTGCCGCCCAGCGCCGCGCCACCCGCGCCGTCGCCGGGGACATCACGTATTGGGTGGCGGCCGACCGGGCCAAGAGCTTCGCCGTGCTCTTCCCCACCGCGCACTTCGAAGCCACCCTGCCCGAGATCGAGAAAGACCAGCCCACCCTCGACGATGCCCTGCTGGCCCTGGTGCGCGGCTGGATGCTGCACAGCGGTCCGGTGACGGTCGAGCATCTCGGCCGCACGCTCGGCTTCGCCGCCAGCGAGATCGAGAAAGCTCTGCTGCGTCTCGAAGCTTCGGGTTCCGTGCTGCGCGGCAACTTCACCTCGGATCACCCGATCACCCCATCCCCCGATCACCCGATGCCCCAGGAGTGGTGCGAGCGGCGGCTGCTGGCGCGCATCCACCGCCTCACGCTGGGCACGCTGCGGAAGCAGGTAGAGCCGGCGACGTCTGCGGTCTTCCTGCGCTGGCTGCTGCGCTGGCAGCATCTCGCGCCGCAGACGCAGGTCGTGGGCGAGCGCGGCACACTCGAGGTCCTGCGTCAGCTCCAGGGCTTCGAGATCCCGGCCAACGCCTGGGAGCCGCAGGTGCTGGCGCGCCGCGTCGCCAACTACGATCCCAAGGTGCTCGACCAGCTCTGCCTGACCGGCGCGGTGGGCTGGGGCCGGCTCTCGCCGCATCCCGCGACCCTGGAAGACTCCGGTCCGGCCGGCCGCCGCGTGATCCCCACCAGCGTCGCCCCCATCACCTTCTTCGTGCGGGAAGAGGCGGAGTGGATGATCCCCACCCGCCCCGAGGCGCAGCACGACGAGGCGCGCGGCTTGAGCCCAGGAGCGCGCGAGGTGCTGAAGTTCCTGGCCGCGCGCGGGGCCTCGTTCTTCCCCGACATCGTGCGCGGCACCGGCAAGCTGAAGTCGGAGGTGGAGACCGCGCTGTGGGAATTGGTGGCGGGCGGGCTGATCACCGCCGACGGCTTCGACAACCTGCGCGCCCTCCTCGATCCCAAGCGGCGCGCCGGGCAGGGCGCGGGGCGCAGCGCGCGTCCCCGGCACAGCGCCGGACGCTGGTCCCTGCTCTACTCCGGCGAGCCCGCCGAGCGGGCGCGCGCCGTCGAGGCCACCTGCTGGATGCTGCTGCGGCGCTACGGCGTGGTCTTCCGCGAATTGCTGGCGCGCGAAGCGCTGGCGCCGCGCTGGCGCGAGCTGCTCCTCGCCTTCCGCCGCCTGGAGGACCGCGGCGAGGTGCGCGGCGGCCGCTTC